In a genomic window of Longimicrobiaceae bacterium:
- a CDS encoding CsgG/HfaB family protein has product MHCNWTRRVVLALLLLPLATVELFAQATDTRPGVAVFPFTNGGSFGPDREDLAPLEVGIQQLMLTELAQNTNLRVVERSQLRAILEEQGLVRTGQVDPGTAARIGRLVGARYAVTGVFMDLYGNFRLDGRIINVETGEVMQPVELRNRKENLYEMLVDFANEITEGIDLPPLEVALVQERRSREIPPEAVTMFSRAQVFQDGGRQEQAIELYRQIAERFPEMTEAREALRQLTGS; this is encoded by the coding sequence ATGCATTGCAACTGGACTCGTCGGGTTGTTCTTGCGCTTCTGCTGTTGCCCCTGGCCACCGTGGAGCTGTTCGCTCAAGCGACGGACACGCGGCCCGGCGTGGCGGTCTTTCCGTTTACGAATGGCGGATCATTCGGTCCGGATCGGGAGGACCTCGCGCCACTCGAGGTGGGTATCCAGCAGCTGATGCTGACGGAGCTGGCGCAGAACACAAACCTGCGTGTGGTGGAGCGGAGCCAGCTGAGAGCCATCCTCGAAGAGCAGGGGCTGGTGCGCACCGGGCAGGTGGACCCCGGCACGGCGGCTCGCATCGGTCGCCTGGTCGGCGCCCGCTATGCCGTAACCGGCGTCTTCATGGACCTGTATGGGAATTTCCGGCTCGACGGACGGATCATCAACGTGGAGACGGGGGAGGTGATGCAGCCGGTGGAGCTGCGGAACCGGAAGGAGAATCTCTACGAGATGCTGGTCGACTTCGCGAATGAGATCACCGAAGGAATCGACCTACCTCCGCTCGAGGTCGCCCTGGTCCAGGAGCGCCGCTCGCGCGAGATCCCACCCGAGGCGGTGACCATGTTCTCCCGCGCGCAGGTCTTCCAGGACGGAGGCCGGCAGGAGCAGGCCATCGAGCTGTATCGGCAGATTGCCGAGCGGTTCCCCGAGATGACCGAGGCGAGGGAGGCGCTTCGCCAGCTGACTGGAAGTTGA
- a CDS encoding FHA domain-containing protein yields the protein MDAQLGILTGARAGETLSFSQRAISVGRHPEVDLRFDPASDRAVSARHALLFYEDGNWYIRDLGSRNGTFVNDRPVREDLRLRNGDRITFGVQGPTVQFATDRASLTGFAAASPAARDSRGPSTVERLRIELVRRTRRYRAAAIGLVVVAAGVVGTILFLGDRQRAAWDRERTAMRLQIDSLHSAGSRAIESLEQQLSALTSSLRASELRIQELQEAIAAAESRGNIGEAEGLRRELLAESTGLRNRQVAAGLDFELIQDRNRHAVARIFVEYESGEVATATAFAIRPDATLLTSRHVMVDAQGVLRPRRIAVQFSDSEQVWPARLLAVSDADLALVKVDNILGRVPVVHGLNLRGDTLPPGSPVAMIGFPHGGAVADPDLTVGYARPLLSAGVIQETSPTRFRVQGYGAVGASGSPVLDANGDVVAIVFGGRAEPDGHSVYAVPAAAAERLLTEVF from the coding sequence TTGGACGCACAGCTCGGAATCCTCACGGGAGCGCGCGCGGGCGAGACGCTGAGCTTCTCGCAGCGAGCGATCTCCGTAGGACGGCACCCCGAGGTCGATCTTCGCTTCGACCCCGCTTCCGACCGGGCAGTGTCAGCTCGGCATGCATTGCTCTTCTACGAAGACGGCAACTGGTACATTCGCGACCTCGGCAGCCGGAACGGGACCTTCGTCAACGACCGGCCGGTGAGGGAGGATCTCCGTCTGAGGAACGGGGATCGGATCACCTTCGGCGTGCAGGGCCCCACGGTACAGTTCGCCACCGATCGCGCCTCCTTGACCGGGTTCGCCGCGGCGAGTCCTGCGGCAAGGGACTCCCGCGGCCCCTCAACCGTGGAGCGTCTGCGAATCGAGCTGGTTCGCCGGACCCGCCGCTATCGCGCAGCGGCCATCGGGCTCGTGGTGGTGGCCGCCGGAGTCGTGGGAACGATTCTCTTCCTTGGCGATCGTCAGCGCGCCGCCTGGGATCGAGAGCGCACGGCGATGCGACTGCAGATCGACAGCCTGCACTCCGCGGGCAGCCGGGCGATCGAGAGTTTGGAGCAGCAGTTGAGCGCGCTCACCAGCTCCCTGCGCGCTTCGGAATTGCGCATCCAGGAGCTCCAGGAGGCGATCGCGGCCGCTGAGTCGCGCGGCAATATCGGCGAAGCCGAGGGGCTGCGGCGTGAGCTGCTCGCCGAGAGCACCGGATTGCGCAACCGGCAGGTCGCGGCGGGCCTCGACTTCGAGCTCATCCAGGATCGCAACCGGCACGCGGTTGCTCGCATCTTCGTCGAGTACGAGAGCGGAGAGGTCGCAACTGCCACGGCCTTCGCCATCCGCCCGGACGCCACCCTGCTGACCAGCCGTCATGTCATGGTCGACGCCCAGGGTGTGCTGCGGCCGCGCCGCATCGCCGTCCAGTTCTCGGATTCCGAGCAGGTGTGGCCAGCCCGGCTGCTGGCCGTGTCCGACGCGGATCTGGCCCTGGTCAAGGTGGACAACATTCTGGGGCGAGTCCCGGTCGTTCACGGTCTCAACCTGCGCGGCGATACGCTGCCACCCGGTAGCCCGGTGGCCATGATCGGATTCCCGCACGGAGGCGCCGTGGCGGATCCGGATCTCACGGTGGGCTACGCCCGACCTCTGCTCTCGGCCGGGGTGATACAGGAGACCTCGCCGACCCGGTTCAGGGTGCAGGGCTACGGGGCCGTAGGGGCGAGTGGCAGTCCGGTGCTGGACGCCAACGGCGACGTGGTGGCGATCGTCTTTGGAGGGCGGGCCGAGCCCGATGGGCATTCTGTTTACGCCGTGCCGGCGGCGGCAGCAGAGCGCTTGCTCACAGAAGTGTTTTGA
- a CDS encoding LacI family DNA-binding transcriptional regulator: MVAKRPTINDVAREAGVSKGTVSAVLNGRDSVSDITRQRVLAVMNQLNYRPSDRAGRSRSRRNGSIGVLIREIDNPFYSEVVAGVRAYASKHEYTVLVASSEGDYQEERRALDLLQEMNVDGLILYPVLNKETDLSPLFELKRRNFPFILLESIWGLNASLIGVDNVAASGRAVEHLISLGHTRIVHFAGPPYSMHGKERIDGLYRAFSASHIAFSDDAIVPTGAHLEDGYRVGLQYFGERSAADRPTAVTCFNDMVALGLCRALTELGLRVPEDVSVVGYDNLPILDYLSIPLTSVHVPKFEMGEQAAKILLEHIQAQQVIPPRQIQFEAELVVRGSTRSLLDNRVVQPQIDVELVNGGGSAAKRRRRMAGGG; encoded by the coding sequence ATGGTAGCGAAGCGACCAACGATCAACGACGTGGCCCGGGAAGCCGGGGTCTCGAAGGGAACGGTTTCGGCGGTTCTGAACGGGCGTGACTCGGTGAGCGACATCACCCGTCAGCGGGTGCTCGCCGTGATGAACCAGCTCAACTATCGGCCGTCGGATCGCGCGGGGCGATCCCGCTCCCGACGCAACGGTAGCATCGGCGTGCTCATCCGGGAGATCGATAACCCGTTCTACTCGGAGGTCGTGGCCGGCGTCCGCGCCTACGCGTCGAAGCACGAGTACACGGTGCTGGTGGCGAGCTCGGAGGGGGACTACCAGGAGGAGCGCCGGGCGCTCGATCTCCTGCAGGAGATGAATGTCGACGGACTGATCCTGTACCCCGTTCTCAATAAAGAAACCGACCTCTCTCCGCTCTTCGAGCTGAAGCGGCGCAACTTCCCCTTCATACTGTTGGAGTCGATCTGGGGGCTGAACGCGAGCCTGATCGGCGTGGACAATGTGGCGGCGTCAGGGCGCGCGGTGGAGCACCTCATCTCGCTCGGACACACGCGCATCGTTCATTTTGCGGGGCCGCCCTATTCGATGCACGGCAAAGAGCGCATCGACGGTCTCTACCGGGCGTTCAGCGCCTCGCACATCGCCTTTTCCGACGACGCCATTGTCCCGACCGGTGCGCACCTCGAGGACGGCTACCGCGTTGGCCTGCAGTATTTCGGGGAGCGTTCGGCCGCGGATCGGCCGACTGCCGTCACCTGCTTCAACGACATGGTGGCGCTGGGGCTCTGCCGCGCTCTCACGGAGCTGGGGCTGCGGGTACCGGAGGACGTGTCGGTGGTGGGCTACGACAACCTGCCCATACTGGACTACCTCTCGATCCCGCTCACGTCGGTGCACGTTCCGAAGTTCGAGATGGGCGAGCAGGCCGCGAAGATCCTGCTGGAGCATATTCAGGCGCAGCAGGTGATTCCGCCCAGACAGATCCAGTTCGAGGCCGAGTTGGTAGTGCGGGGGTCGACGCGGTCGCTCCTCGACAACCGGGTGGTGCAGCCGCAGATCGACGTAGAGCTGGTGAACGGCGGCGGGTCCGCGGCGAAGCGTCGGCGGAGGATGGCGGGAGGCGGTTGA
- a CDS encoding protein kinase: protein MTTHHEQTGPQGPELPPTLANGAETDASTSGDLVGRVLAGRYRILRKLGEGAMGAVYLGEHLKIGRKDAIKVLRDQLASDPDAIARFVRGTRNVSMIRHPNICTIYDYSDTADGIQFVAMEFVPGETLRDLLNRETRLPVDTAVKIAIQVAEALDAAHQVGIVHRDLKPANIMVVQGRQGLEVKVVDFDIAKGSQEGEGEEVTRMGFVVGTPEYMSPEQLIGDRLDGRSDVYSLALVLYRMLTGTLPFAAQDTQDLMVKRLTEEPMSLAGGLPGASFPLALEMAIRRALQRKPEDRQRTAAEFAQEVAAAVSPVVRDRRSAPRGDTSASTRETERSRTDSSETDGRRRLVLLWGGGATAAVALVALGLFAFGGEGGEGGEELATDTPSPQTPMVEYSDPVSTAEDEASGSPAEPEADTAALGSAPSAQGTRQTTSVAAEPAGNPPEEARAEGAPAEPSTAVSASPSQDELLSMLERTMDPGSSGPALREIHQRAADAWNDRTIPSEHRALAAYVASNSLIALGDTTQAVTWLQRAVDLRPDYDPYRTELNLYQQLLRGY, encoded by the coding sequence ATGACCACCCATCACGAACAGACCGGCCCGCAGGGCCCCGAGTTGCCGCCTACGCTGGCCAACGGCGCGGAGACCGACGCCTCGACTTCGGGCGACCTGGTAGGCCGCGTGCTCGCCGGCCGCTATCGCATCCTGCGAAAGCTCGGCGAAGGGGCCATGGGCGCCGTGTACCTGGGCGAGCACCTGAAGATTGGTCGAAAGGACGCGATCAAGGTCCTCCGCGATCAGCTCGCCAGCGACCCCGATGCGATCGCCCGCTTCGTCCGCGGGACCCGCAACGTGTCGATGATCCGGCACCCGAACATCTGCACGATCTACGACTACAGCGACACGGCGGATGGTATCCAGTTCGTGGCGATGGAGTTCGTGCCGGGCGAGACGCTGCGCGACCTGCTGAACCGCGAGACGAGGCTGCCCGTCGATACCGCGGTAAAGATCGCCATCCAGGTGGCCGAGGCGCTCGACGCCGCTCACCAGGTGGGGATCGTCCACCGAGACCTCAAGCCCGCCAACATCATGGTCGTGCAGGGGCGGCAGGGCCTGGAGGTCAAGGTGGTCGACTTCGACATCGCGAAGGGTTCGCAGGAGGGGGAGGGCGAAGAGGTCACGCGAATGGGATTCGTGGTGGGCACGCCCGAGTACATGAGCCCCGAGCAACTCATCGGCGATCGTCTCGACGGACGGAGCGACGTCTACTCGCTGGCGCTGGTACTCTACCGCATGCTGACAGGCACGCTTCCGTTCGCCGCTCAGGACACGCAGGACCTGATGGTCAAGCGCCTGACCGAAGAGCCGATGAGCCTCGCCGGCGGCCTTCCCGGGGCGTCCTTTCCGCTCGCCCTCGAGATGGCGATTCGCCGCGCGCTGCAGCGGAAGCCGGAAGACCGCCAGCGAACGGCCGCCGAGTTCGCGCAGGAGGTCGCTGCCGCGGTTTCCCCGGTCGTCAGGGATCGGCGTTCGGCGCCGCGCGGCGACACAAGTGCCTCGACGCGCGAGACGGAGCGCTCACGCACCGATTCATCGGAGACTGACGGGCGGCGGCGCTTGGTCCTGCTGTGGGGCGGAGGGGCCACCGCGGCGGTGGCGCTGGTGGCCCTCGGCCTCTTCGCCTTCGGAGGGGAGGGAGGAGAGGGAGGCGAGGAGCTCGCGACTGACACGCCGTCTCCGCAGACGCCGATGGTCGAATACAGCGATCCGGTGTCGACAGCCGAGGACGAAGCCTCCGGCAGTCCGGCCGAACCGGAAGCCGATACCGCCGCACTCGGCTCTGCTCCAAGTGCTCAAGGCACCCGGCAGACTACCTCCGTGGCGGCAGAGCCGGCGGGAAATCCACCGGAAGAGGCGAGGGCTGAGGGCGCGCCGGCGGAACCGTCGACCGCTGTATCTGCCTCGCCCTCGCAGGACGAGCTCCTCTCCATGCTGGAGCGAACGATGGACCCCGGCTCGAGCGGACCCGCGCTCCGGGAGATTCACCAGCGCGCGGCCGATGCCTGGAACGACCGGACGATCCCGAGTGAACATCGGGCGCTGGCGGCGTACGTCGCTAGCAACAGCCTGATCGCTCTGGGCGACACGACGCAGGCCGTGACCTGGCTGCAGCGCGCCGTCGATCTTCGCCCTGACTACGACCCGTACCGGACCGAGCTGAATCTCTACCAGCAGCTCCTCCGCGGATACTGA
- the ppk1 gene encoding polyphosphate kinase 1: MTSERVLRFEVPSRELLEHLAMGEIVPGLRAGHARKEFFREIYFDTLAADLDRRGVTARLTIRADGVRTLSVDVQEREGPEGDRVRSHSIAEVNGAEPEELFARDSEPARLLRSMLEPDSLTVRLELETMRWKRTAHLDGIDEDIVLALDAVTLRQGDIAVEFDELEVTIPVEDDGPIKKLVAELRTAHGLAPTFSSRIARARDILDEVEVERLQRELVSARQVAVVLQRGQELALVRKEDGLRIPVGPGWGEEACRRVLRATFGSSHGEVRLLSTNPGFGNRPALEVWLAQRNTPVREEECADEIVWVPLDSAIRRAASLELRDTSTLTALHTISRTAFLSAPTVRSEPEHEQHQARPAVPERPFRLLSRDESAQVTGPTGAFERQKTKGLDRPPPEALLNMELSELAFQERVLALAKDPTVPLLERVRFVSILGSNLDQFFRTRVAGFHKQLASGSRKLTLDGLTPGQQLEAIGLRVRQILTDTYAFLWNELIPDLRDEGIELLSWDDLDEYDRDYLEDNYAMQLAAVLTPLAADPSHPFPHIRNLRPALAVVVRSAEDGAEHFAAIELPGELPRFVPLPGGRRFIPIEEVIRAGLPELYRGLDVAHAYVFRVTRSANLDIDEDTPDLLQAVQEKLLRRSLGPIVRLEVEDSMPEEMRDSLLRELQFAAGESVSTLGPADVYAVDRLVDLFGLAEIADLPVEELHYPPLERRQPLDGRSVWQQLSEGDILVRFPYDSFEESVERVLSAAVSDDKVVSVKITLYRTSRSSQVVNLLRKARRQGKDVLALVELKASFDEQRNIEWARKLESTGIHVVYGPAHLKVHAKVLLIVRREPAGLKRYTYIGTGNLNAATAAAYTDLGLLTANQELGEELQDVFNGLTGYSAPTQFEHLLVAPFNMRERFLELISREVDHARAGREGRIRVKINGLTDPEVIAALYRASQAGVRCDLVVRGICCLRPGVPGLSERITVRSILGRFLEHARIFEFWNGGDPEYFIGSSDWRPRNLSRRVEIITPIFDPRHRATLASILTEDLANPKGWVLHADGSYHQAGTAFRTS; encoded by the coding sequence TCGCGGAGGTGAACGGCGCCGAACCGGAGGAGCTCTTCGCCCGCGACTCCGAGCCGGCGCGGCTTCTCCGCTCCATGCTAGAGCCCGACAGCCTCACCGTACGCCTCGAGCTGGAGACGATGCGCTGGAAGCGAACCGCCCATCTGGACGGGATTGACGAGGACATCGTGCTCGCGCTGGACGCCGTTACCCTCCGCCAGGGGGATATCGCTGTCGAATTCGACGAGCTGGAGGTCACGATCCCGGTCGAGGACGACGGGCCGATCAAGAAGCTGGTGGCGGAGCTGCGGACCGCGCACGGCCTGGCGCCCACCTTTTCCTCGCGCATCGCGCGGGCGCGCGACATCCTCGACGAAGTGGAGGTCGAGCGGCTGCAGCGTGAGCTGGTCAGCGCCCGCCAGGTGGCGGTGGTGCTGCAGCGCGGCCAGGAGCTGGCGCTGGTGCGAAAAGAAGACGGGCTGCGCATCCCGGTAGGTCCCGGTTGGGGCGAGGAGGCGTGCCGGCGAGTACTCCGTGCTACCTTCGGCTCCTCGCACGGTGAGGTGCGGCTGCTGAGTACCAACCCGGGGTTCGGGAATCGGCCGGCTCTCGAGGTCTGGCTCGCGCAGCGCAACACCCCGGTGAGAGAGGAAGAATGCGCGGACGAGATCGTCTGGGTGCCGCTCGATTCCGCGATCAGGCGCGCCGCCTCGCTCGAGCTGCGCGATACGTCGACCCTCACCGCACTGCACACGATTTCCCGGACCGCGTTCCTGAGCGCACCGACCGTGCGATCGGAGCCGGAGCACGAGCAGCACCAGGCTCGGCCAGCCGTGCCTGAGAGGCCCTTCCGACTGCTGAGTCGGGACGAGTCGGCCCAGGTGACCGGGCCCACGGGTGCCTTCGAGCGGCAGAAGACGAAGGGTCTCGACCGACCGCCGCCCGAGGCGCTCCTGAACATGGAGCTGAGCGAGCTGGCCTTTCAGGAGCGGGTTCTCGCGCTGGCTAAAGATCCCACCGTTCCGCTGCTCGAGCGCGTCCGCTTCGTCTCCATTCTGGGGTCGAACCTCGACCAGTTCTTCCGCACGCGTGTCGCCGGCTTTCACAAGCAGCTCGCCTCCGGTAGCCGCAAGCTCACCCTGGACGGGCTCACGCCTGGTCAGCAGCTCGAGGCAATCGGTCTGCGCGTGCGCCAGATCCTCACCGATACGTACGCATTCCTCTGGAACGAGCTGATCCCGGACCTTCGGGACGAGGGGATCGAGCTGCTGAGCTGGGACGACCTCGACGAGTACGACCGGGACTACCTGGAGGACAACTACGCGATGCAGCTCGCGGCCGTGCTGACGCCGCTGGCCGCGGATCCCAGCCACCCCTTCCCGCACATCCGGAATCTTCGCCCCGCGCTCGCCGTGGTGGTCCGCTCCGCGGAGGACGGAGCCGAGCATTTCGCGGCCATCGAGCTGCCCGGCGAGCTCCCGCGCTTCGTGCCGCTGCCCGGCGGGCGTCGCTTCATCCCCATCGAAGAGGTGATCCGGGCCGGTCTTCCGGAGCTGTACCGCGGTCTGGACGTCGCGCACGCCTACGTCTTCCGGGTGACACGCAGCGCGAACCTCGACATCGACGAGGACACCCCGGATCTCCTGCAGGCGGTGCAGGAGAAGCTCCTCCGTCGTTCGCTGGGGCCCATCGTGCGCCTCGAGGTGGAGGACTCCATGCCTGAGGAGATGCGTGATTCGCTGCTACGCGAGCTGCAGTTCGCCGCGGGCGAATCTGTCTCCACCCTGGGCCCCGCGGACGTCTACGCAGTCGACCGGCTGGTGGACCTCTTCGGTCTCGCCGAAATCGCCGACCTGCCGGTGGAGGAGCTTCACTATCCGCCGCTCGAACGGCGGCAGCCCCTGGACGGACGTTCGGTGTGGCAGCAGCTCTCCGAGGGGGACATCCTCGTTCGCTTCCCTTACGATTCCTTCGAAGAGAGCGTGGAGCGGGTACTCTCCGCGGCGGTGAGCGACGACAAGGTCGTCTCGGTGAAGATCACGCTTTACCGGACGAGCCGCTCGTCGCAGGTGGTCAACCTGCTGCGCAAGGCGCGTCGGCAGGGGAAAGACGTGCTGGCGCTGGTCGAGCTGAAGGCGAGCTTCGACGAGCAGCGCAACATCGAGTGGGCTCGCAAGCTGGAATCGACGGGGATTCACGTCGTCTACGGGCCCGCCCACCTCAAGGTGCACGCGAAGGTGCTGCTGATCGTGCGGCGCGAGCCGGCGGGCCTGAAGCGCTACACCTACATCGGGACCGGAAACCTGAACGCGGCCACTGCGGCCGCCTACACCGACCTCGGCTTGCTGACCGCGAATCAGGAGCTCGGCGAGGAACTGCAGGACGTCTTCAACGGCCTTACCGGCTACTCGGCACCCACGCAGTTCGAGCACCTGCTGGTGGCGCCATTCAACATGCGCGAGCGCTTCCTGGAGTTGATCTCACGGGAGGTCGACCATGCCCGTGCTGGACGCGAGGGGCGGATTCGCGTGAAGATCAACGGCCTCACGGATCCCGAGGTGATCGCGGCCCTCTATCGCGCCTCGCAGGCGGGTGTCCGCTGTGACCTGGTGGTTCGGGGTATCTGCTGCCTTCGTCCAGGCGTACCGGGACTGTCCGAGCGCATCACCGTGCGCAGCATCCTGGGGAGATTCCTCGAGCACGCCCGCATCTTCGAGTTCTGGAACGGGGGTGATCCCGAGTACTTCATCGGTTCCTCCGACTGGCGGCCGCGGAACCTGAGTCGCCGCGTGGAGATCATCACGCCGATTTTCGATCCGCGGCATCGTGCCACCCTGGCCAGCATCCTTACCGAAGATCTGGCTAACCCCAAAGGCTGGGTCCTGCACGCCGACGGAAGTTATCACCAGGCGGGGACCGCTTTCCGGACGTCATGA
- a CDS encoding DUF5723 family protein, with amino-acid sequence MSRKSNLPTLLLALATMTMVPEVASSQVPLTPRSLGMGGALDAAARGHEAIFLNPANLALPDSPDWSVALAGISAAAKLEGVDLDEVVDLFGYEDLSDAERADLLAEIPATGVRGKVDVRAPVAAVQVGPFGLGAAFVTLGDHGISRDMVELFLNGYEEGRTNYSVDTTRGQRVSLWDVAVAYGANAGPVTVGVTGHLLLGGVLVRTFTADPQIDLVRNEIDVGYRGLRSTGGSGMALDFGAAYQPLRSVTLSAAVTGAYSRLDWSDDVRVRELTLTREDFDNREGLSDFIERYEESERALQPEDEALLGVSATEFLQAGSELPTRATLGVAWQPTPSTDFVASYSDDLTEGRLGGDWTRRLGVGFEHRFWLVALRAGAATDADEERMLTGGLSVGPVNLGIARLTGGGDAGDHVGWVGVFGLSTSVH; translated from the coding sequence ATGTCGAGGAAGTCGAATCTGCCGACGCTCCTGCTCGCGCTGGCGACCATGACAATGGTTCCGGAGGTTGCGAGCTCGCAAGTGCCGCTCACGCCTCGCTCCCTGGGGATGGGAGGGGCGCTGGACGCGGCAGCCCGCGGTCATGAAGCCATCTTCCTGAACCCGGCAAACCTGGCCCTCCCTGACTCACCGGACTGGTCGGTGGCGCTGGCGGGAATCTCTGCTGCGGCCAAGCTCGAGGGAGTCGACCTCGACGAGGTGGTCGACCTGTTTGGTTACGAGGACCTATCCGACGCGGAGCGGGCTGATCTGCTCGCGGAGATCCCGGCAACGGGCGTGCGGGGGAAGGTCGACGTCCGAGCTCCCGTGGCGGCAGTCCAGGTCGGGCCGTTCGGTCTGGGTGCCGCATTCGTGACGCTCGGCGATCACGGAATCTCCCGCGACATGGTCGAGCTCTTCCTCAACGGCTACGAAGAGGGGCGCACGAATTACTCCGTGGACACCACGCGCGGTCAACGTGTCTCTCTGTGGGATGTCGCCGTCGCCTACGGCGCCAACGCCGGGCCTGTGACTGTGGGTGTCACCGGGCATCTGCTGCTTGGAGGCGTGCTCGTGCGGACCTTCACGGCGGATCCACAGATCGACCTCGTCAGGAACGAAATCGACGTGGGCTATCGTGGGCTGCGCTCCACGGGCGGCTCGGGGATGGCGTTGGATTTCGGCGCTGCCTACCAGCCGCTTCGCAGCGTGACGTTGAGCGCCGCCGTGACCGGAGCGTATTCGCGCCTCGACTGGTCCGACGACGTGCGCGTTCGTGAGTTGACTCTGACCCGGGAGGACTTCGACAACCGGGAAGGGCTCTCCGACTTCATCGAGCGCTACGAGGAATCCGAGCGAGCCCTGCAGCCCGAAGACGAAGCGCTGCTCGGCGTAAGTGCGACGGAGTTTCTTCAGGCCGGATCGGAGCTGCCTACCCGGGCAACACTGGGCGTAGCCTGGCAGCCCACCCCTTCGACCGACTTCGTCGCCTCCTACTCGGACGACCTCACCGAGGGACGGCTGGGTGGCGACTGGACGCGACGCCTGGGCGTCGGCTTCGAACACCGGTTCTGGCTCGTGGCCCTGCGCGCAGGGGCGGCGACCGACGCGGACGAGGAGCGGATGCTGACCGGCGGACTCTCGGTCGGCCCGGTGAACCTGGGGATCGCGCGGCTCACCGGAGGAGGTGACGCAGGCGATCACGTAGGCTGGGTCGGTGTCTTCGGCTTGAGCACGAGCGTGCACTGA
- the lgt gene encoding prolipoprotein diacylglyceryl transferase has protein sequence MYPVLFRIGDFAVTSFGVMMALSFLVGGWILSKELKRKGENPDVAWEVVWWAAIGGIVGARLYYLILTWPHTIADPWGAITSRGGLVWYGGFIGAALLIYWRLKKSGVAIPRVADAVAPALAVAYAIGRLGCFLVGDDYGRPTDLPWAIAFPNGAPPSTAENLREQFGIPIPPGVPGDTVMAVHPTQLYEIAMSLLIFAIIWRLRERIAPAGALFCIYVALAGVERFIVEIFRAKDDRFFGAFTMAQLISLALVAVGIAGATYLLRRRSDTSLSGAEAPERARSRG, from the coding sequence ATGTATCCCGTCCTCTTCCGAATCGGCGACTTTGCCGTCACCTCGTTCGGGGTGATGATGGCACTCTCCTTCCTCGTCGGCGGCTGGATCCTGTCGAAGGAGCTGAAGCGGAAAGGGGAGAACCCGGATGTTGCCTGGGAGGTGGTGTGGTGGGCAGCGATCGGCGGAATCGTCGGCGCCCGCCTTTACTACCTGATCCTGACCTGGCCGCATACCATCGCCGATCCGTGGGGTGCGATCACCTCTCGCGGCGGACTGGTCTGGTACGGCGGGTTCATCGGTGCGGCGCTGCTGATCTACTGGCGGCTGAAAAAATCGGGGGTGGCGATCCCCCGCGTGGCCGACGCCGTGGCACCCGCGCTCGCCGTGGCGTACGCGATTGGACGGCTGGGATGCTTCCTCGTGGGAGACGACTACGGGCGGCCGACGGATCTTCCCTGGGCGATCGCCTTCCCCAACGGAGCGCCGCCATCCACCGCCGAGAACCTGCGGGAGCAGTTTGGCATTCCCATCCCTCCAGGAGTACCGGGGGATACGGTGATGGCCGTGCATCCCACGCAGCTCTACGAGATCGCGATGTCGCTCCTGATCTTCGCGATCATCTGGCGGTTGCGCGAGCGCATCGCACCCGCGGGCGCCCTCTTCTGCATCTACGTGGCGCTGGCCGGCGTGGAGCGGTTTATCGTCGAGATCTTCCGGGCCAAGGACGATCGCTTCTTCGGCGCCTTCACGATGGCGCAGCTCATCAGCCTGGCGCTGGTCGCCGTGGGAATCGCCGGCGCCACCTACCTGCTCCGGCGCCGCAGCGACACCTCGCTAAGCGGCGCCGAAGCGCCGGAGCGGGCGCGTAGCCGCGGCTGA